A part of Streptomyces sp. NBC_01235 genomic DNA contains:
- the dapD gene encoding 2,3,4,5-tetrahydropyridine-2,6-dicarboxylate N-succinyltransferase, whose amino-acid sequence MTDTTAPRTTGAAAAGLATIAADGTVLDTWFPAPALFAELGPSGTERLSAEKAVELLGAGATKAIGPDARRGVEVVAVRTVIASLDDKPLDAHDVYLRLHLLSHRLVKPHGQSLDGMFGHLANVAWTSLGPVAVDDVEQVRLNARAEGLHLQVTSIDKFPRMTDYVAPKGVRIADADRVRLGAHLAEGTTVMHEGFVNFNAGTLGTSMVEGRISAGVIVGDGSDIGGGASTMGTLSGGGNVIISIGERCLIGAEAGVGIALGDECVVEAGLYVTAGTRVTMPDGQIVKARELSGASNILFRRNSVTGAVEARPNNAVWGGLNEILHSHN is encoded by the coding sequence ATGACCGACACGACTGCTCCCCGCACCACCGGCGCCGCGGCCGCCGGCCTCGCCACGATCGCCGCCGACGGCACCGTTCTCGACACCTGGTTCCCCGCGCCCGCGCTCTTCGCGGAGCTCGGCCCGTCGGGCACGGAGCGCCTGTCCGCCGAGAAGGCAGTGGAGCTGCTCGGCGCGGGCGCGACGAAGGCGATCGGTCCGGACGCCCGGCGGGGCGTCGAGGTGGTCGCGGTCCGCACGGTCATCGCCTCGCTCGACGACAAGCCGCTCGACGCGCACGACGTCTACCTGCGCCTGCACCTGCTCTCGCACCGGCTCGTGAAGCCGCACGGGCAGAGCCTGGACGGCATGTTCGGCCACCTCGCCAACGTCGCCTGGACCTCGCTCGGCCCGGTCGCCGTCGACGACGTCGAGCAGGTCCGCCTGAACGCCCGAGCCGAGGGCCTGCACCTCCAGGTCACCTCCATCGACAAGTTCCCGCGCATGACGGACTACGTCGCCCCCAAGGGCGTGCGGATCGCCGACGCCGACCGGGTCCGCCTCGGCGCCCACCTCGCCGAGGGCACCACGGTCATGCACGAGGGCTTCGTCAACTTCAACGCGGGCACGCTCGGCACCTCGATGGTCGAGGGCCGCATCTCCGCGGGCGTCATCGTCGGTGACGGCTCGGACATCGGCGGCGGCGCGTCCACGATGGGCACGCTCTCCGGCGGCGGCAACGTGATCATCTCCATCGGGGAGCGCTGCCTCATCGGCGCCGAGGCGGGCGTCGGCATCGCGCTGGGCGACGAGTGCGTCGTCGAGGCCGGCCTCTACGTCACCGCGGGCACCCGGGTCACGATGCCCGACGGCCAGATCGTCAAGGCCCGGGAGCTCTCCGGCGCCTCCAACATCCTCTTCCGCCGCAACTCGGTCACCGGCGCGGTCGAGGCCCGCCCGAACAACGCGGTGTGGGGCGGCCTGAACGAGATCCTGCACAGCCACAACTGA
- a CDS encoding phage holin family protein → MTGTTDIRPVRYDGHHTVGELVGRATEQLSRLVRQELALAKEELAEKGRHAGRGGGLLGAAGAFAYAGLLALAGAAVAALSLTLPVWAAALIVTAVLFAVAGLLAAAGRAHLRRAAPPAPEEALGSVRADVEEIRERVHR, encoded by the coding sequence GTGACCGGGACCACGGACATTCGGCCCGTCCGCTACGACGGGCACCACACCGTCGGCGAACTCGTCGGCCGGGCCACCGAGCAGCTCTCCCGGCTCGTGCGGCAGGAACTGGCCCTCGCCAAGGAGGAGCTCGCCGAGAAGGGGCGGCATGCCGGGCGCGGCGGCGGCCTGCTCGGCGCGGCGGGGGCGTTCGCCTACGCCGGTCTGCTCGCCCTCGCCGGCGCGGCCGTCGCCGCCCTCTCGCTGACGCTGCCCGTCTGGGCGGCGGCGCTCATCGTGACGGCGGTGCTGTTCGCGGTCGCCGGCCTGCTGGCCGCGGCCGGCCGCGCCCACCTGCGCAGGGCCGCGCCGCCCGCTCCCGAGGAGGCCCTCGGCAGCGTCAGGGCCGATGTCGAGGAGATCAGGGAAAGGGTGCACCGATGA
- a CDS encoding DUF3618 domain-containing protein, which translates to MTDRTAADLRRQIEQTRHQLGATVEELAAKADVRGRTRARAADLADRAGAMTVQLRSTASQAGYHMHERASRASHAVQDRAAQAGHVVQDRAAHAGHTVERGAPAPVRVPVRFAMRHPRPVVIVGAVGVALVAAELLRRRRAGC; encoded by the coding sequence ATGACGGACAGGACAGCTGCGGACCTGCGTCGGCAGATCGAGCAGACCAGGCATCAACTGGGCGCGACAGTAGAGGAGTTGGCGGCCAAGGCGGATGTGCGCGGCCGCACCCGGGCCCGCGCCGCCGACCTCGCGGACCGTGCCGGGGCGATGACCGTGCAGCTGCGCAGCACGGCGTCCCAGGCGGGGTACCACATGCACGAGCGCGCGAGTCGCGCGAGCCACGCCGTCCAGGACAGGGCGGCTCAAGCGGGTCATGTCGTCCAGGACAGGGCGGCTCACGCGGGTCACACCGTGGAGCGCGGGGCTCCCGCCCCGGTTCGGGTGCCCGTGCGGTTCGCGATGCGGCATCCGCGGCCGGTCGTGATCGTGGGCGCGGTCGGTGTGGCGCTCGTGGCGGCGGAGCTGCTCAGGAGGCGCCGGGCCGGTTGCTAG
- a CDS encoding metal-sulfur cluster assembly factor yields MSETVEMKPASEEELREALYDVVDPELGIDVVNLGLIYGIHIDDANIATIDMTLTSAACPLTDVIEDQAKSATDGLVNELRINWVWMPPWGPDKITDDGREQLRALGFNV; encoded by the coding sequence ATGAGCGAGACCGTTGAGATGAAGCCGGCCTCGGAGGAGGAACTCCGCGAGGCGCTGTACGACGTCGTCGACCCCGAACTGGGCATCGACGTCGTCAACCTCGGGCTGATCTACGGCATTCACATCGACGACGCGAACATCGCGACGATCGACATGACCTTGACCTCGGCGGCCTGCCCGCTGACGGACGTCATCGAGGACCAGGCGAAGTCCGCCACGGACGGCCTGGTCAACGAGCTGCGCATCAACTGGGTCTGGATGCCGCCGTGGGGTCCGGACAAGATCACGGACGACGGCCGTGAGCAGCTTCGGGCGCTCGGGTTCAACGTCTGA
- a CDS encoding endonuclease/exonuclease/phosphatase family protein has product MPSKKSARLAALTVAAVCSAATATQIVALPMPAQADTVAIHDIQGTTRISPYAGKAVTGVAGIVTGVRTYGSSRGFWIQDPNPDADPATSEGVFVFTSSLPKVAVGDSVTVTGTVSEFVPGGTSTGNQSVTEITKPTVTVLSSGNAVPAATVVNAKSVPAAYTPAGDTAASNSVNALPLRPATYALDHYESLEGMNVQVADARVVTATDPYTELWVTVKPRENTTRRGGTLYGSYASQNTGRLQIQSLGATADFPVANVGDTLTGTTAGPLDYNQFGGYTLVANQLGTLKSGGLERETTQKQKKGELAVATYNVENLDPSDATFEEHASAIVNNLKSPDIVSLEEIQDNNGATDDGTVAADVTVNKLIDAIVAAGGPKYDWRSIDPVNDTDGGQPGGNIRQVFLFNPERVSFTDRAGGDATTAVGVTKVHGKAQLTASPGRIDPANTAWATSRKPLAGEFVFRGRTVFVVANHFNSKGGDQGLTSQYQPVARSSETQRHQQATLVNAFVKDILDVQKNADVVALGDINDFEFSGTAQILESDGALWSAIKSLPRSERYSYDYQGNQQVLDQILVSPSIRRGCDFEYDSVHINSEFHDQISDHDPQVLRFQP; this is encoded by the coding sequence TTGCCGAGCAAGAAGTCCGCGCGCCTCGCCGCGCTCACCGTCGCCGCCGTCTGTTCCGCGGCCACTGCCACCCAGATAGTTGCCCTCCCCATGCCCGCGCAGGCGGACACGGTGGCCATTCACGACATCCAGGGCACGACCCGGATATCGCCGTACGCCGGCAAGGCGGTCACGGGTGTGGCCGGAATCGTCACCGGCGTACGCACCTACGGCTCGTCCAGAGGTTTCTGGATCCAGGATCCGAACCCGGACGCCGACCCGGCCACCAGTGAGGGCGTGTTCGTCTTCACCAGCTCCCTCCCGAAGGTCGCCGTCGGCGACTCCGTCACGGTCACCGGCACGGTCTCGGAGTTCGTCCCGGGCGGCACGTCGACCGGCAACCAGTCGGTCACCGAGATCACCAAGCCGACGGTGACGGTCCTCTCCAGCGGCAACGCCGTGCCGGCCGCGACCGTCGTGAACGCGAAGTCGGTCCCGGCCGCGTACACCCCGGCCGGCGACACCGCCGCGAGCAACTCGGTCAACGCGCTGCCCCTGCGGCCCGCGACGTACGCCCTGGACCACTACGAGTCCCTGGAGGGCATGAACGTCCAGGTCGCCGACGCGCGCGTGGTCACCGCCACCGACCCCTACACCGAGCTGTGGGTCACGGTGAAGCCGCGTGAGAACACCACCCGCCGCGGGGGCACGCTGTACGGCTCCTACGCATCGCAGAACACCGGCCGGCTGCAGATCCAGTCGCTGGGCGCGACGGCCGACTTCCCCGTCGCGAACGTCGGCGACACCCTCACCGGCACCACGGCCGGCCCGCTGGACTACAACCAGTTCGGCGGCTACACGCTCGTCGCCAACCAGCTCGGGACGCTGAAGAGCGGCGGTCTGGAGCGGGAGACGACGCAGAAGCAGAAGAAGGGCGAGCTCGCGGTCGCGACGTACAACGTCGAGAACCTCGACCCGTCCGACGCCACGTTCGAGGAGCACGCCTCCGCGATCGTGAACAACCTGAAGTCGCCCGACATCGTGTCCCTGGAGGAGATCCAGGACAACAACGGCGCGACGGACGACGGCACGGTCGCCGCCGACGTGACGGTGAACAAGCTGATCGACGCGATCGTGGCCGCGGGCGGGCCGAAGTACGACTGGCGCTCGATCGACCCGGTCAACGACACCGACGGCGGCCAGCCCGGCGGCAACATCCGCCAGGTGTTCCTGTTCAACCCGGAGCGGGTCTCCTTCACCGACCGCGCGGGCGGCGACGCGACCACCGCCGTCGGCGTCACCAAGGTGCACGGCAAGGCACAGCTCACCGCGTCGCCGGGCCGGATCGACCCGGCGAACACGGCCTGGGCGACCAGCCGCAAGCCGCTGGCCGGGGAGTTCGTCTTCCGGGGGCGCACGGTCTTCGTGGTCGCCAACCACTTCAACTCCAAGGGCGGCGACCAGGGGCTGACCTCGCAGTACCAGCCGGTGGCGCGCAGCTCGGAGACCCAGCGCCACCAGCAGGCGACGCTCGTCAACGCGTTCGTCAAGGACATCCTGGACGTGCAGAAGAACGCGGACGTCGTCGCACTCGGCGACATCAACGACTTCGAGTTCTCCGGCACCGCGCAGATCCTGGAGAGCGACGGCGCGCTGTGGTCGGCGATCAAGTCGCTGCCCAGGAGCGAGCGTTACAGCTACGACTACCAGGGCAACCAGCAGGTCCTGGACCAGATCCTGGTGAGCCCGTCGATCCGGCGCGGCTGCGACTTCGAGTACGACAGCGTGCACATCAACTCGGAGTTCCACGACCAGATCAGCGACCACGACCCGCAGGTGCTGCGCTTCCAGCCGTAA
- a CDS encoding TetR/AcrR family transcriptional regulator: MPRRHDPERRQRIIDAAIRVVGEKGLAGLSHRSVAAEADVPLGSTTYHFATLDELMTAALRQAGEGFAKAVAAHGGLTDPRVDLPAELAGLLGGWLAGDRTGVELEYELYLAALRRPALRPVAAEWAEDLAALLARRTDPLTARALVALMDGICLQVLLTDTPYDEEYAREALARLVPPAADGPPGLPARFPEGTHEVGGGSKPAT; the protein is encoded by the coding sequence ATGCCCCGCCGCCACGACCCCGAGCGGCGGCAGCGGATCATCGACGCGGCGATCCGGGTCGTCGGGGAGAAGGGGCTGGCCGGGCTGAGCCACCGCTCGGTCGCCGCCGAGGCGGACGTGCCCCTCGGCTCCACCACCTACCACTTCGCCACCCTCGACGAGCTGATGACCGCAGCCCTGCGGCAGGCGGGAGAGGGCTTCGCCAAGGCGGTCGCGGCGCACGGCGGACTGACGGACCCGCGCGTCGACCTGCCCGCCGAACTGGCCGGACTGCTCGGCGGGTGGCTGGCGGGCGACCGCACCGGCGTCGAGCTGGAGTACGAGCTCTATCTGGCCGCCCTGCGCCGCCCCGCGCTGCGCCCCGTCGCCGCCGAGTGGGCAGAGGACCTCGCCGCCCTCCTCGCCCGCCGCACCGACCCCCTCACCGCACGCGCGCTGGTCGCGCTGATGGACGGGATCTGTCTGCAGGTGCTGCTGACGGACACGCCCTACGACGAGGAGTACGCACGGGAGGCGCTGGCGCGGCTCGTCCCCCCGGCCGCGGACGGCCCGCCGGGCCTGCCCGCCCGGTTCCCGGAGGGAACCCACGAGGTCGGCGGGGGGTCGAAGCCCGCTACCTGA
- a CDS encoding AbfB domain-containing protein, which translates to MQAVNYPDRYWHVSDGLVKLDAPRGSESREDSTFTVVKGLSNSSCYTFMTHDGTYLRHRDFVLRAERNDGSTLFKQDATFCPGYSGYSGAVMLQSVNYPNYALRHKNFQLRLDPYGYNTTNRADFSFRLVDPLG; encoded by the coding sequence GTGCAGGCGGTCAACTACCCCGACCGTTACTGGCATGTGAGCGACGGTCTGGTGAAACTCGATGCGCCGCGCGGCTCGGAGTCCCGCGAGGACTCCACCTTCACCGTGGTCAAGGGGCTGTCCAACAGCTCCTGCTACACGTTCATGACGCACGACGGCACGTACCTGCGCCACCGCGACTTCGTCCTGCGCGCCGAACGCAACGACGGCTCAACGCTGTTCAAGCAGGACGCCACCTTCTGCCCCGGATACTCGGGGTATTCGGGCGCGGTGATGCTCCAGTCGGTGAACTACCCCAACTACGCGCTGCGCCACAAGAACTTCCAGCTGCGCCTGGACCCGTACGGCTACAACACGACCAACCGGGCGGACTTCTCCTTCCGCTTGGTGGACCCGCTGGGCTGA
- the dapA gene encoding 4-hydroxy-tetrahydrodipicolinate synthase, whose amino-acid sequence MATISSALPPFGRALCAMITPFTGSGALDLDGAQRLADRLVSAGCDGLVLSGTTGESPTTSDAEKAELVAAVREAVGGRASIVAGVGTFDTRHTVHLASDAEKAGADGVLVVSPYYSRPPQDALEAHFREIADASGLPVMLYDIPGRTGTRIEPDTLLRLAEHPRIVAVKDCSYDFLGAQKVLSRTELAYYAGCDEHNLALYAVGAAGYVSTVANVVPAQLLAVLDAFDAGETAEAARLQQRATELVELMMASGLPGAVTAKGLLGDLGLPSGPVRAPLRPADQGTVDGLRAAYGRLMA is encoded by the coding sequence ATGGCAACCATCTCTTCCGCGCTCCCTCCCTTCGGCCGCGCCCTCTGCGCGATGATCACGCCCTTCACCGGATCCGGCGCGCTCGACCTCGACGGTGCGCAGCGGCTCGCCGACCGGCTGGTGTCGGCCGGCTGCGACGGACTGGTGCTCTCCGGGACGACGGGCGAGTCGCCGACCACCTCGGACGCCGAGAAGGCGGAGCTGGTGGCGGCGGTGCGGGAGGCGGTGGGCGGGCGGGCGTCGATCGTGGCGGGGGTGGGGACCTTCGACACCCGCCACACCGTCCATCTCGCGTCGGACGCCGAGAAGGCCGGCGCGGACGGGGTCCTCGTCGTCAGCCCGTACTACAGCAGGCCACCGCAGGACGCCCTGGAGGCACACTTCCGGGAGATCGCGGACGCGTCCGGGCTGCCGGTCATGCTGTACGACATCCCCGGCCGCACCGGCACGCGCATCGAGCCCGACACCCTGCTCCGGCTCGCCGAGCACCCTCGGATCGTCGCGGTGAAGGACTGCTCCTACGACTTCCTCGGCGCCCAAAAGGTGCTCTCCCGCACCGAGTTGGCGTACTACGCAGGCTGCGACGAGCACAATCTCGCGCTGTACGCGGTCGGCGCGGCGGGCTATGTCAGCACGGTCGCGAACGTGGTCCCGGCTCAACTCCTCGCCGTCCTGGACGCGTTCGACGCGGGCGAGACCGCCGAAGCCGCCCGCCTCCAGCAACGGGCCACGGAGCTGGTGGAGTTGATGATGGCCTCGGGGCTCCCGGGCGCCGTCACCGCCAAGGGGCTCCTGGGCGACCTGGGCCTGCCCTCCGGCCCGGTCCGGGCGCCGCTGCGGCCCGCCGACCAGGGAACGGTCGACGGGCTGCGCGCGGCCTACGGACGGCTCATGGCCTGA
- a CDS encoding SRPBCC family protein codes for MSREFEIAREFEVDATPEEVWEAITTGTGGYLWPMEPPEPRVGGKGPFGSTVAAWDPPHRYTNRVEDVEGIAEQTVNQLDYTVEPRDGGKRAWVRYVHSGIFVDDWDNQYDGAAKHTDFYLHTLREYLTHFAPRPAAFATFDGPEASKAADALAVVGRALGVGEDVPAGTRVTVRGPDEFDAVVDFRDPYFIGLRTDRGLTRVFGRNHWGYPVGISLHDFTPGTDIKECESAWQSWLDGVFSQP; via the coding sequence ATGTCCAGGGAATTCGAGATCGCCCGCGAGTTCGAGGTCGACGCCACCCCGGAGGAGGTGTGGGAGGCGATCACCACCGGGACCGGAGGGTATCTGTGGCCGATGGAGCCGCCGGAGCCGCGGGTCGGCGGCAAGGGGCCCTTCGGGTCCACGGTCGCCGCCTGGGACCCGCCGCACCGCTACACCAACCGCGTCGAGGACGTGGAGGGCATCGCCGAGCAGACCGTCAACCAGCTCGACTACACGGTCGAACCCCGCGACGGGGGCAAGCGGGCCTGGGTACGGTACGTGCACAGCGGCATCTTCGTCGACGACTGGGACAACCAGTACGACGGCGCCGCCAAGCACACCGACTTCTATCTGCACACCCTGCGCGAGTACCTCACCCACTTCGCGCCCCGGCCGGCCGCCTTCGCCACCTTCGACGGGCCCGAGGCGTCGAAGGCCGCCGACGCCCTTGCCGTCGTCGGGCGGGCGCTCGGTGTCGGGGAGGACGTGCCCGCCGGCACGCGGGTGACGGTCCGAGGGCCCGACGAGTTCGACGCCGTGGTCGACTTCCGCGACCCGTACTTCATCGGGCTGCGGACGGACAGGGGCCTCACCCGCGTCTTCGGGCGCAACCACTGGGGCTATCCGGTCGGCATCTCCCTGCACGACTTCACGCCGGGCACCGACATCAAGGAGTGCGAGAGCGCCTGGCAGAGCTGGCTGGACGGAGTGTTCAGCCAGCCCTGA
- a CDS encoding cysteine desulfurase, producing MTQLPGLLDTEAIRKDFPILDRQVHDGKKLVYLDNAATSQKPRQVLDALNEYYERYNANVHRGVHVLAEEATALYEGARDKVAAFVNAPSRDEVIFTKNASESLNLVANMLGWADEPYRVDHETEIVITEMEHHSNIVPWQLLSQRTGAKLKWFGLTDDGRLDLSNIDEIITEKTKIVSFVLVSNILGTVNPVEAIVRRAQEVGALVCIDASQAAPHMPLDVQALQADFVAFTGHKMCGPTGIGVLWGRQELLEDLPPFLGGGEMIETVSMHSSTYAPAPHKFEAGTPPVAQAVGLGAAIDYLSAIGMDKILAHEHALTEYAVKRLGEVPDLRIIGPATAEDRGAAISFTLGDIHPHDVGQVLDEQGIAVRVGHHCARPVCLRYGIPATTRASFYLYSTPAEIDALVDGLEHVRNFFG from the coding sequence GTGACACAGCTGCCGGGCCTCCTCGACACCGAGGCGATCCGCAAGGACTTCCCCATCCTGGACCGCCAGGTCCACGACGGTAAGAAGCTCGTGTACCTGGACAACGCGGCGACCTCGCAGAAGCCGCGCCAGGTACTGGACGCCTTGAACGAGTACTACGAGCGCTACAACGCCAACGTCCACCGCGGTGTGCATGTGCTCGCCGAGGAGGCAACGGCGCTGTACGAGGGCGCGCGCGACAAGGTCGCCGCGTTCGTCAACGCGCCGAGCCGCGACGAGGTGATCTTCACCAAGAACGCCTCCGAGTCGCTCAACCTCGTGGCGAACATGCTGGGCTGGGCCGACGAGCCCTACCGCGTGGACCACGAGACCGAGATCGTCATCACGGAGATGGAGCACCACTCCAACATCGTGCCGTGGCAGCTGCTGTCGCAGCGCACGGGCGCGAAGCTGAAGTGGTTCGGCCTCACCGACGACGGGCGGCTCGACCTGTCCAACATCGACGAGATCATCACCGAGAAGACGAAGATCGTCTCCTTCGTGCTGGTGTCGAACATCCTGGGCACCGTGAACCCGGTCGAGGCGATAGTGCGCCGCGCCCAGGAGGTCGGCGCGCTCGTCTGCATCGACGCCTCGCAGGCCGCACCGCACATGCCGCTGGACGTGCAGGCGCTCCAGGCCGACTTCGTGGCCTTCACCGGCCACAAGATGTGCGGCCCGACCGGCATCGGCGTCCTGTGGGGCCGTCAGGAGCTGCTCGAGGACCTTCCCCCGTTCCTCGGCGGCGGCGAGATGATCGAGACCGTGTCGATGCACTCGTCGACGTACGCCCCGGCGCCCCACAAGTTCGAGGCGGGCACCCCGCCGGTCGCGCAGGCGGTCGGGCTGGGCGCTGCCATCGACTACCTGTCCGCGATCGGCATGGACAAGATCCTCGCCCATGAGCACGCCCTCACCGAGTACGCGGTGAAGCGGCTCGGCGAGGTTCCCGACCTGCGGATCATCGGCCCGGCGACGGCCGAGGACCGGGGTGCGGCGATCTCCTTCACGCTCGGCGACATCCACCCGCACGACGTGGGCCAGGTGCTGGACGAGCAGGGCATCGCGGTCCGGGTCGGCCACCACTGCGCCCGCCCCGTCTGCCTGCGCTACGGAATTCCCGCGACCACGCGAGCGTCGTTCTATCTGTACTCCACGCCGGCCGAGATCGATGCTCTGGTCGACGGTCTGGAGCACGTACGGAACTTCTTCGGCTGA
- the sufU gene encoding Fe-S cluster assembly sulfur transfer protein SufU has protein sequence MKLDSMYQEVILDHYKHPHGRGLRDGDAEVHHVNPTCGDEITLRVRYDGTRIEDVSYEGQGCSISQASASVLNDLLVGKDLAEAQKIQETFLELMQSKGRIEPDDAMEEVLEDAVAFAGVSKYPARVKCALLSWMAWKDATAQALGGADAERKTA, from the coding sequence ATGAAGCTGGACTCGATGTACCAGGAAGTCATCCTGGACCACTACAAGCACCCGCACGGGCGTGGTCTGCGCGATGGCGACGCCGAGGTGCACCACGTGAACCCGACCTGCGGCGACGAGATCACCCTGCGTGTGAGGTACGACGGCACCAGGATCGAGGACGTCAGCTACGAGGGCCAGGGCTGCTCCATCAGCCAGGCGAGCGCGTCCGTCCTGAACGACCTCCTGGTCGGCAAGGACCTGGCCGAGGCGCAGAAGATCCAGGAGACCTTCCTGGAGCTGATGCAGTCCAAGGGCCGGATCGAGCCCGACGACGCGATGGAGGAGGTGCTGGAGGACGCGGTCGCGTTCGCCGGCGTCTCCAAGTACCCGGCCCGGGTCAAGTGCGCCCTCCTCAGCTGGATGGCGTGGAAGGACGCGACGGCCCAGGCCCTGGGCGGAGCCGACGCCGAAAGGAAGACGGCATGA
- a CDS encoding DMT family transporter — MGYLTLAAAIAAEVAATTAMKYSDGFHRLWPSLLTAVGYVVSFLLLAQTLKTVGIGTAYAIWSGIGTAAIAVIGLALFGESLTLTKVAGVLLIVGGVVVLNLGGAH, encoded by the coding sequence ATGGGATATCTGACGCTGGCCGCCGCCATCGCCGCCGAGGTGGCCGCGACGACCGCCATGAAGTACAGCGACGGCTTCCACAGGCTCTGGCCCTCACTGCTCACGGCCGTCGGCTATGTCGTCTCCTTCCTTCTCCTCGCCCAGACCCTGAAGACCGTCGGGATCGGCACCGCGTACGCGATCTGGTCCGGGATCGGCACCGCGGCCATCGCCGTCATAGGGCTGGCCCTGTTCGGGGAGTCCCTGACACTCACCAAGGTCGCCGGCGTCCTGCTGATCGTCGGGGGAGTGGTCGTGCTGAACCTCGGGGGTGCGCACTGA
- a CDS encoding IMP cyclohydrolase has translation MDQVHEVVTGNRYPGRGVLWARTLSGALCGGYFLTGRSAASKARAVSRGEGELIVSPTGESEHDPLRHYVAARERGGWLVFGNGEQVAVVSDRLQEAQSPVEALGGLEYEPDPPIFTPRVTVVADLRSGREAWFGAARRSRGGRTAADVLTLAVRDLEPGDAVLMTTYRSDGRVVATGEPFLEVRTDAADRDELLEELWGALVPELRVAVAVFEPGRLADAAIRHEASARV, from the coding sequence GTGGATCAGGTGCACGAGGTTGTGACAGGGAACCGCTATCCGGGGCGGGGTGTGCTGTGGGCGAGGACGCTCAGCGGCGCACTGTGCGGTGGCTACTTCCTGACTGGACGCAGCGCGGCCTCCAAAGCCCGCGCCGTCAGCCGCGGCGAGGGAGAACTGATCGTCTCGCCGACCGGTGAATCGGAGCACGATCCTCTTCGGCACTATGTCGCGGCCCGCGAGCGGGGTGGGTGGCTGGTCTTCGGTAACGGCGAGCAGGTCGCCGTGGTGTCCGACCGCCTGCAGGAAGCTCAAAGCCCGGTCGAGGCGCTGGGCGGGCTGGAGTACGAGCCCGACCCGCCGATCTTCACACCCCGTGTCACCGTGGTGGCGGACCTTCGCTCGGGGCGGGAGGCGTGGTTCGGTGCCGCGCGACGGAGCCGCGGCGGCAGGACTGCGGCGGACGTGCTGACGCTCGCGGTCCGGGATCTGGAACCGGGGGATGCCGTGCTGATGACGACGTACCGCTCCGACGGCCGCGTGGTCGCGACCGGCGAGCCGTTCCTCGAAGTCCGGACCGATGCTGCCGACAGGGACGAGCTTCTCGAGGAGCTCTGGGGCGCGCTGGTCCCGGAGCTCCGCGTGGCGGTGGCGGTCTTCGAGCCGGGCCGGCTGGCCGACGCCGCCATCCGCCACGAGGCGTCTGCTCGGGTGTGA
- a CDS encoding ArsR/SmtB family transcription factor: MLDVTVIEDPEAAAVSLDPIRARLLAELAAGPASAAMLAGKVGLPRQKVNYHLKTLERHGLVELAGERRKGNVTERLMRATAASYVISPLALASVQPDPDRFRDQLSARWLLALGARLVRDVGSLITGATKARKGLATYALDGEVRFASAADRAAFIQELTAGVGALIHKYDAPDAEGGRDHRIVVAVHPTLKETEQD, from the coding sequence ATGCTGGACGTCACCGTGATCGAGGACCCCGAGGCCGCAGCCGTCTCCCTGGACCCCATACGGGCCAGACTGCTCGCCGAGCTGGCGGCCGGGCCCGCGTCGGCCGCGATGCTGGCCGGCAAGGTCGGTCTGCCCCGTCAGAAGGTGAACTACCACCTCAAGACGCTGGAGCGGCACGGGCTGGTCGAACTGGCCGGCGAGCGCCGCAAGGGCAACGTCACCGAGCGGCTGATGCGGGCGACCGCGGCGTCGTACGTGATCTCGCCGCTCGCGCTCGCCTCCGTGCAGCCGGATCCGGACCGCTTCCGGGACCAGCTGTCCGCGCGCTGGCTGCTCGCGCTCGGCGCCCGGCTGGTGCGCGATGTCGGCTCGCTGATCACCGGTGCCACCAAGGCCCGCAAGGGGCTGGCGACCTACGCGCTGGACGGCGAGGTGCGCTTCGCCTCGGCCGCGGACCGGGCCGCGTTCATCCAGGAGCTGACGGCGGGGGTCGGTGCCCTGATCCACAAGTACGACGCCCCCGACGCCGAGGGCGGCCGCGACCACCGGATCGTCGTGGCTGTCCATCCCACCCTCAAGGAAACCGAGCAGGACTAG